One window of the Granulicella arctica genome contains the following:
- the tilS gene encoding tRNA lysidine(34) synthetase TilS, giving the protein MTLPLDREHLRPGDRICTAISGGADSTALLLTLHHLKADLGIGLSAAHVHHGLRGADADGDLDFVRDLCTRLDVPLHVHHASVPERVKQTGESIEEAARNLRYAFFETLLSGGEQTVLTAHTLDDQAETVLLKLIRGAWTEGLSAIHPVVALRTGKILRPFLTVRRAEIEAFLNEANQAWREDATNAETIYTRNRVRHQLMPLLRELNPGVDQALAHVAELALDDEAHWQRSLGQLLPQIVLPGRPVRGGGRAVSTAVGQAEVAIELERLRALDPATRRRVLRAAVRQLDTKPGTRLCFDETARLMAMVAVPPGPAALHLQSGLRAQRSARELRLFRQEAPPK; this is encoded by the coding sequence ATGACCCTTCCCCTCGACCGCGAACATCTCCGCCCCGGCGACCGTATCTGCACGGCCATCTCTGGCGGAGCCGATTCGACTGCACTTCTTCTTACGCTTCATCATCTGAAGGCTGACTTAGGCATCGGCCTCTCCGCTGCCCATGTCCACCATGGTCTACGGGGTGCCGACGCGGATGGCGACCTCGACTTCGTCCGCGATCTCTGCACTCGCCTCGACGTACCTCTTCATGTCCATCACGCCAGCGTCCCGGAGCGCGTCAAGCAGACCGGCGAGTCCATTGAAGAAGCCGCCCGCAATCTCCGCTACGCCTTCTTCGAGACCCTGCTCAGCGGCGGCGAACAGACTGTCCTCACCGCCCACACTCTCGACGACCAGGCCGAGACCGTCCTCCTGAAGCTAATTCGCGGAGCATGGACCGAAGGTCTCAGCGCCATTCATCCTGTAGTCGCGCTAAGAACAGGAAAGATCCTGCGCCCCTTCCTCACCGTTCGCCGTGCCGAGATCGAAGCTTTTCTCAATGAAGCCAACCAGGCCTGGCGTGAGGACGCCACGAACGCGGAGACCATTTATACCCGCAATCGCGTTCGCCACCAGCTGATGCCGCTTCTCCGCGAGCTCAATCCTGGCGTCGATCAGGCGCTGGCCCATGTAGCCGAACTTGCCTTGGACGATGAGGCGCACTGGCAGCGCAGCCTCGGCCAGCTTCTCCCCCAGATCGTGCTTCCGGGCAGGCCCGTCCGGGGCGGCGGGCGCGCCGTCAGCACGGCTGTCGGGCAGGCCGAGGTTGCCATAGAGCTTGAGCGGCTTCGTGCGCTCGACCCTGCTACTCGCCGCCGGGTCCTGCGTGCTGCCGTCCGCCAACTGGATACGAAACCGGGCACCCGGCTCTGCTTCGACGAGACTGCCCGGCTGATGGCGATGGTCGCCGTTCCGCCGGGTCCGGCTGCGCTCCACCTCCAAAGCGGCCTTCGGGCGCAGCGGTCCGCCCGGGAACTCCGCCTTTTCCGCCAGGAGGCACCGCCCAAGTGA
- a CDS encoding GNAT family N-acetyltransferase, which yields MSFAPRDEIHTPRLTLIAITPEMLHAEQANDGSLAAILNCTLPLNWPPVDWEPHVLDILLAQFERHPHQSSWHRYITLPDVNGTSTLIGMVGAFWRDTAPAECEIGYTILPPWEGRGFATEAVRALIDVIRNDQQIQPPLTSIMAHTLPHLLASIRILEKCGLTFEGPGEEANTIRYRLHLNK from the coding sequence ATGTCCTTCGCACCCCGCGACGAAATTCACACGCCTCGGCTCACCCTGATCGCCATCACGCCCGAGATGCTGCACGCCGAACAAGCCAATGACGGCAGCCTTGCTGCAATCCTTAATTGCACTCTCCCGCTGAACTGGCCACCAGTCGACTGGGAGCCACACGTCCTCGACATCCTGCTCGCTCAGTTTGAACGACACCCCCATCAATCCTCCTGGCACCGCTACATCACCCTTCCCGACGTCAACGGAACCAGCACCCTGATCGGTATGGTTGGGGCCTTCTGGCGAGACACCGCCCCTGCCGAGTGTGAGATCGGCTACACCATCCTGCCACCATGGGAGGGTCGGGGCTTCGCTACCGAAGCGGTGCGTGCTCTCATCGACGTCATCCGCAACGACCAGCAGATCCAACCACCGCTCACCTCCATCATGGCCCACACGCTCCCGCACCTGCTTGCCTCCATCCGCATCCTCGAAAAATGCGGCCTGACCTTTGAAGGCCCGGGCGAGGAGGCCAATACCATCCGCTACCGCCTCCACCTGAACAAATAG
- the ispD gene encoding 2-C-methyl-D-erythritol 4-phosphate cytidylyltransferase, with product MRVFVILPAAGIGTRMAASGAAPKQFLSIDGVPVLIRSLRTFLAVPRVEAILVAVRGAERSRVEAQVAEYGLGAKVSVVEGGEDRQHSVGNALAALACADDDIVLVHDAVRPLIDVATIDRTIDAIVKHGAAIVGLPAVDTIKQVERTADGAIITSTIPRERVVQAQTPQGARFGFMQKAFAEAAADEFPGTDEASLLERAGVQVAVVAGSARNFKITQPGDIELAEFYLRKTTADLRG from the coding sequence ATGCGTGTTTTTGTGATACTTCCGGCTGCAGGTATTGGAACGAGGATGGCCGCGAGCGGTGCGGCTCCTAAGCAATTTCTCTCGATTGATGGCGTCCCTGTGTTGATTCGCTCGCTCCGCACGTTTCTGGCGGTGCCACGGGTCGAGGCGATCCTGGTTGCGGTGCGCGGTGCGGAACGGTCGCGGGTAGAGGCGCAGGTAGCCGAGTACGGGCTGGGCGCAAAGGTGAGCGTAGTCGAAGGCGGCGAGGATCGGCAGCACTCAGTCGGCAACGCGCTTGCTGCTCTGGCCTGTGCAGACGACGACATCGTGCTGGTCCACGATGCGGTGCGGCCGCTGATCGATGTAGCGACGATCGATCGAACCATCGATGCCATCGTGAAGCATGGCGCGGCCATCGTCGGACTTCCGGCAGTCGATACGATCAAACAGGTCGAGCGGACGGCAGACGGCGCCATCATCACCTCAACGATCCCTCGCGAGCGCGTGGTCCAGGCGCAGACGCCGCAGGGCGCCCGGTTCGGCTTTATGCAGAAGGCGTTCGCCGAAGCCGCCGCAGACGAGTTCCCGGGAACCGATGAGGCCAGCCTGCTGGAGCGAGCCGGCGTACAGGTAGCCGTAGTCGCCGGCTCAGCCCGCAACTTCAAAATCACCCAGCCAGGCGACATAGAACTGGCCGAGTTCTACCTGCGCAAGACTACCGCGGACCTTCGCGGATGA
- a CDS encoding GxxExxY protein — translation MNADKELQAGPARSAEPKPGQDEVLMAVARPAFSGLHSIVTDRVLAVYFDVYNELGGGFLESVYQQALRIALVQAGLRVAAGVSVPVYFRGESVGIFRADLIVNACVLLELKAVATLDKEHEGQIVHYLRATDHEVGLLLNFGPRPQFKRFILENTKKKIRVSPRISAVALLGSRT, via the coding sequence ATGAACGCGGATAAAGAATTACAGGCGGGACCAGCACGAAGCGCAGAGCCGAAGCCAGGACAAGACGAAGTGCTTATGGCTGTAGCGCGGCCGGCTTTTTCTGGCTTGCATTCTATTGTGACGGATCGTGTACTAGCTGTATATTTCGATGTTTACAACGAGTTGGGTGGGGGGTTTCTGGAGAGCGTATACCAGCAGGCTTTGCGAATTGCGCTTGTTCAGGCAGGTCTGCGCGTTGCTGCAGGGGTATCTGTGCCAGTCTATTTCCGGGGTGAGTCAGTAGGCATATTTCGAGCTGACTTAATCGTGAACGCTTGTGTTCTTCTAGAGTTGAAGGCTGTTGCGACACTGGATAAAGAGCATGAAGGTCAAATCGTTCATTACCTGCGCGCCACTGATCACGAAGTAGGACTACTTCTGAATTTTGGACCAAGGCCTCAGTTCAAGCGGTTCATACTTGAAAATACCAAGAAGAAAATCCGCGTTTCTCCGCGTATATCCGCGGTCGCTTTGTTAGGGAGTCGCACATGA
- the ispF gene encoding 2-C-methyl-D-erythritol 2,4-cyclodiphosphate synthase produces the protein MSMRIGYGFDSHAFKTGVPLIIGGLPIEHPEGLAGHSDGDVLLHAITDALLGAVSAGDIGTFFPPSDPRWKGAASSVFLQTALEEVATAGYKIVNIDTVLVMAKPKIVPIANELRESVSRLLGVKPGEVGIKAKTPEGLNQDHVAVAHATVLLESLEVPEPVSLRTLEAEADEDRDIEMNVVVRGLVGDSRDVSALGRKIPAFDTDDLT, from the coding sequence ATGAGTATGAGGATTGGATACGGATTTGACTCACACGCCTTCAAGACCGGCGTACCGCTCATCATCGGCGGTCTGCCGATTGAGCATCCCGAGGGTCTGGCGGGTCACTCCGATGGCGATGTGCTCCTCCATGCCATCACGGATGCACTGCTGGGGGCGGTTTCGGCTGGAGACATTGGCACGTTCTTTCCGCCAAGCGATCCGCGATGGAAGGGCGCAGCGTCGAGCGTTTTCCTGCAGACGGCGCTGGAGGAGGTGGCGACGGCGGGGTACAAGATCGTCAACATCGATACAGTGCTGGTAATGGCGAAACCGAAGATTGTGCCGATTGCGAATGAGTTGCGCGAGAGTGTATCGCGGCTGCTGGGCGTCAAACCGGGCGAGGTCGGCATCAAGGCAAAGACGCCCGAAGGCTTGAACCAGGACCACGTTGCAGTGGCCCATGCTACGGTGCTCCTGGAAAGCCTGGAGGTGCCGGAGCCGGTATCGCTGCGAACGCTGGAGGCCGAAGCCGATGAGGACCGTGACATCGAGATGAACGTGGTCGTGCGTGGGCTGGTCGGGGACTCGCGCGACGTCTCGGCGCTGGGGCGGAAGATCCCTGCGTTTGATACGGATGACCTGACTTAG
- a CDS encoding M14 family metallopeptidase: MRLLQLALFGGIVGCVAPLMAQVDPLLAGTPRPVSCADVPPNPTPAEATCYRTTPTYDETMAYLRKVAAGAPKQVKIEGFGKTGEGRELDVVVVSKDGVFDPDALHRAKRPIVLVQNSIHAGEMDGKDACLALLRDMVVTKSKAGLLDRAVFVFIPIYNADGHERRSAYNRINQVGPEEMGWRGNGTNLNLNRDYLKADTPEARAFLAMFHHWLPDFFVDDHVTDGADFQYDVTFNMDDGPNVPVATAAWVDKVATPALEQYVNAHGHLVAPTYINFLNDTNPAEGLACNEDPPRFSTGYMILENRPGMLVELHMLKDYRTRVTGNYEILAGLMELVNKDADKLIALNAAADTEATQLGALKGAYPLELRCSGQTTPFLFHGYKYKRSLSEVSGGIRVNYSHEPVDMTLPLQMGYKITAEATLPVAYIIPAQWVKVIDVLTAHQVAIERTTAPWTAELESYQCSGMTWQDPPFEGRHPTFNGEAWRGPGKFGTCALVKETRTYPAGSAVVRLNQRLSKVAVAWLEPSAPDSAMQWGFFDSIFEQKEYGEAYVVERLAREMMAKDPQLQAEFEKRIATDPVFAANPASRLEFFYERSPWYKANRVGQYPVGRVGTADWLPLSHLAR; the protein is encoded by the coding sequence TTGCGTCTTCTTCAGCTTGCGCTTTTTGGTGGGATCGTCGGTTGTGTAGCGCCGTTGATGGCCCAGGTCGATCCGCTGCTCGCTGGCACTCCGCGGCCTGTGTCCTGCGCGGATGTCCCGCCGAACCCTACGCCTGCAGAAGCTACCTGTTACCGAACCACGCCTACTTACGACGAGACGATGGCCTATCTGCGGAAGGTGGCTGCCGGCGCTCCAAAGCAGGTGAAGATCGAGGGCTTCGGAAAGACCGGTGAAGGACGCGAGTTGGACGTGGTGGTTGTGTCGAAGGACGGTGTCTTCGACCCGGACGCGTTGCATCGGGCGAAGCGGCCGATCGTGCTGGTCCAGAATTCAATCCACGCAGGCGAGATGGACGGCAAGGATGCTTGCCTTGCGCTGCTTCGCGATATGGTCGTGACGAAGTCGAAGGCCGGATTGCTTGACCGGGCGGTGTTCGTCTTCATCCCGATCTACAACGCCGATGGACACGAGCGGCGGAGCGCCTATAACCGCATCAACCAGGTAGGACCGGAGGAGATGGGCTGGCGCGGCAACGGGACGAACCTCAACTTGAACCGCGACTACCTCAAGGCGGACACACCGGAGGCCCGGGCGTTCCTCGCAATGTTTCACCACTGGCTGCCGGACTTCTTCGTCGACGACCACGTAACGGACGGCGCGGACTTCCAATATGACGTCACGTTCAACATGGATGACGGACCGAACGTTCCAGTGGCCACAGCAGCATGGGTAGATAAGGTGGCGACGCCCGCGCTTGAGCAGTATGTCAACGCGCATGGTCATCTTGTTGCGCCGACCTATATCAACTTCCTGAACGATACCAATCCTGCCGAGGGGCTGGCCTGTAACGAGGACCCGCCGCGCTTTTCGACAGGCTACATGATCCTCGAAAACCGGCCTGGCATGTTGGTTGAGCTGCACATGCTGAAGGACTACCGAACCCGCGTGACAGGGAACTACGAGATTCTTGCGGGGCTGATGGAGTTGGTTAATAAGGACGCGGACAAGCTGATCGCGCTGAATGCAGCGGCGGACACTGAAGCGACGCAGCTTGGTGCACTAAAGGGCGCCTACCCATTGGAGCTGCGATGCAGTGGGCAGACGACGCCCTTTCTATTCCACGGATATAAGTACAAGCGCAGCTTGAGCGAGGTCTCCGGCGGCATACGGGTGAACTACTCGCATGAGCCTGTGGACATGACGCTGCCATTGCAGATGGGCTACAAGATTACCGCCGAAGCTACACTCCCTGTGGCATACATCATTCCAGCGCAGTGGGTGAAGGTGATCGACGTGCTGACGGCACATCAGGTAGCGATCGAGCGAACGACTGCGCCATGGACCGCTGAGCTTGAGAGCTACCAGTGCAGCGGGATGACGTGGCAGGACCCGCCCTTCGAGGGTCGTCATCCGACCTTCAACGGCGAGGCATGGCGAGGGCCCGGAAAGTTTGGAACGTGTGCTCTGGTGAAGGAGACGCGGACCTATCCTGCGGGGTCGGCAGTGGTGCGACTGAATCAGCGCTTGTCGAAGGTAGCGGTGGCGTGGCTTGAGCCGTCGGCTCCCGATTCGGCAATGCAATGGGGCTTCTTCGATTCGATCTTCGAGCAGAAGGAGTATGGTGAGGCGTATGTAGTGGAACGGCTTGCGCGGGAGATGATGGCGAAGGACCCGCAGTTACAGGCAGAGTTCGAGAAGCGAATTGCGACCGATCCAGTGTTTGCGGCCAATCCTGCGTCCCGGCTGGAGTTCTTCTACGAGCGGTCGCCATGGTACAAGGCAAACCGGGTAGGGCAGTATCCGGTGGGCCGCGTTGGAACGGCGGATTGGCTGCCGCTGTCGCACCTGGCGCGCTGA
- a CDS encoding CocE/NonD family hydrolase, translating to MKIRIALAAVCLLFSAARVLPAQTSAPFNTEEFVRAHYAKYEYRIPMRDGVKLFTSVYVPQSGTFKDEGPYPFLMTRTPYSCAPYGEDKMPTRLGVSQELLESGYIFVCADVRGRSGSEGVFQEMSPHIDDKKSSKDVDESSDTYDTVEFLLKHVANNNGKVGITGISYPGFYTSASIIDSHPAIKAASPQAPMTDLFFGDDAYHGGAFMLGANYGFYKFFFPQKNPIDLHNTPARPAGESDPDTYRSLLAAGPTGNLDTGKPYLDGKNWLFHDQLIHTTYDDYWKKRDLSRHMTGVHAAVMTVGGWFDAEDLSGPFKTFHAIDKLSPGTVNTLVVGPWVHGGWSNGDGDRLGDATFNSKTGVFFRAHIQYPFFEFYLKGRNGAPLPKAYVFETGTNVWKQYAAWPPQSAAAKTLYFQANGGLSFTAPTAKAGVDEYVSDPAHPVPFVGYTTDTVPQRYMSDDQRFASRRPDVLTYETEPLTEDVTFSGPVKPKLKIASTGTDADFVVKLIDVYPDDYPEPPADAAGKRILGPPPIILGGYQQLVRGEPMRAKFRDSWEKPAPLVPGKMVEVNADMPDINHTFRTGHRIMVQVQSSWFPLVDRNPQTFVENIPLAKPEQFVKATESVYRNAGAASGVEVMVVP from the coding sequence ATGAAGATCAGGATTGCTTTGGCCGCTGTGTGTCTGCTGTTCTCTGCTGCGCGAGTGTTGCCTGCGCAGACTTCTGCTCCATTCAACACGGAGGAGTTTGTTCGTGCGCACTATGCGAAGTATGAGTACCGCATCCCGATGCGCGATGGTGTCAAGCTGTTCACCTCGGTCTATGTGCCGCAGTCCGGGACCTTCAAGGATGAGGGCCCCTACCCGTTCCTGATGACACGCACGCCCTACAGCTGCGCCCCCTACGGAGAGGACAAGATGCCGACCCGATTGGGGGTGAGTCAGGAGCTGCTGGAATCCGGCTACATCTTCGTCTGCGCCGACGTACGCGGACGCAGTGGCAGCGAGGGCGTCTTTCAGGAGATGAGCCCGCACATCGATGACAAGAAGTCATCGAAGGATGTAGACGAGTCAAGCGACACCTACGACACCGTAGAGTTCCTGCTGAAGCATGTTGCCAACAACAACGGCAAGGTCGGCATCACCGGGATCAGCTATCCGGGGTTCTATACGTCGGCGAGCATTATCGATTCGCATCCAGCGATCAAAGCCGCCAGCCCGCAGGCTCCCATGACGGACCTCTTCTTTGGAGACGACGCCTACCACGGTGGCGCCTTCATGCTCGGTGCGAACTACGGCTTCTACAAGTTCTTCTTTCCGCAGAAGAACCCGATCGACCTGCACAACACCCCGGCTCGGCCTGCTGGCGAGAGCGATCCTGATACGTATCGGAGCCTGCTGGCGGCTGGGCCCACGGGGAATCTTGATACGGGCAAGCCGTATCTCGATGGCAAAAACTGGCTCTTCCACGATCAGTTGATCCACACGACCTATGACGACTACTGGAAGAAGCGTGACCTGTCGCGGCACATGACGGGCGTGCATGCGGCGGTGATGACGGTTGGTGGCTGGTTCGATGCGGAGGATCTCTCGGGACCCTTCAAGACCTTCCACGCCATCGACAAGCTAAGCCCCGGTACGGTGAACACGCTCGTCGTGGGACCGTGGGTACACGGCGGCTGGTCGAACGGCGATGGTGATCGGCTGGGCGATGCGACCTTCAACTCGAAGACCGGCGTCTTCTTCCGCGCTCACATTCAGTACCCCTTCTTCGAGTTCTATCTCAAGGGCCGCAACGGCGCTCCGCTGCCGAAGGCATATGTATTCGAGACCGGCACAAATGTCTGGAAGCAGTATGCTGCGTGGCCTCCGCAGTCGGCTGCGGCGAAGACGCTGTACTTTCAGGCGAACGGTGGGCTGAGCTTCACGGCTCCCACGGCGAAGGCTGGTGTGGATGAGTATGTGAGTGACCCGGCGCATCCAGTGCCGTTCGTGGGGTACACGACGGACACGGTGCCGCAGCGGTACATGTCTGACGACCAGCGGTTTGCATCGCGTCGGCCGGATGTGCTGACCTATGAGACCGAGCCGCTGACCGAGGATGTCACCTTCTCGGGGCCGGTGAAGCCGAAGCTGAAGATCGCTTCGACGGGGACCGATGCAGACTTCGTGGTGAAGCTGATCGACGTCTACCCGGACGACTACCCGGAGCCACCAGCCGACGCTGCAGGCAAGCGCATCCTTGGACCGCCGCCGATCATCCTCGGTGGATACCAGCAGCTTGTGCGCGGGGAGCCGATGCGGGCGAAGTTCCGCGATTCGTGGGAGAAGCCTGCGCCGCTTGTGCCGGGCAAGATGGTCGAGGTCAACGCCGACATGCCGGACATCAATCACACCTTCCGCACCGGCCATCGCATCATGGTGCAGGTGCAGAGTTCGTGGTTCCCGCTGGTCGATCGCAACCCGCAGACGTTCGTCGAGAACATTCCGCTGGCGAAGCCGGAGCAGTTTGTGAAGGCAACGGAGAGCGTGTACCGGAACGCCGGGGCGGCCAGTGGAGTTGAGGTAATGGTGGTTCCGTAG
- a CDS encoding carboxypeptidase-like regulatory domain-containing protein, whose amino-acid sequence MAACIDHGIELNQSFEVVVAHDGKILQGVTVKVTDAAAKLRFSSITPATGSHLVVSLPPGDYWLNADFLGIGAAYQCFHVAARPTRHAKRRIRYEWGDLAPATRHIAGKLIDFQSGTGGSPIWNVTHRVNVPITEAKLKLVNPITRQIYSTVSDEDGAFGFEEVPAGTYALHIEGGGSGRGYDESDLLVRLSPSANRDSIDLIRRDGGGGSCGGTSLELTDTSPAVDR is encoded by the coding sequence TTGGCTGCTTGCATCGACCACGGCATCGAGTTGAACCAGAGCTTTGAAGTTGTAGTTGCACATGACGGAAAAATCCTACAGGGCGTCACTGTCAAAGTGACGGACGCGGCTGCCAAGCTCCGGTTCTCAAGCATAACCCCTGCAACTGGTTCTCATTTGGTTGTGAGCCTACCACCGGGTGACTATTGGCTCAATGCCGATTTCCTCGGGATAGGGGCAGCTTATCAATGCTTCCACGTTGCAGCGCGGCCAACACGACACGCAAAACGGCGAATTCGTTATGAGTGGGGGGATCTTGCGCCCGCAACTCGCCACATCGCCGGCAAGCTAATCGACTTCCAGAGCGGTACCGGCGGAAGTCCGATTTGGAATGTCACACACAGGGTGAATGTTCCAATAACGGAAGCGAAACTGAAACTTGTAAACCCAATAACCCGACAAATCTACAGCACTGTGTCAGACGAGGACGGGGCTTTCGGGTTTGAAGAAGTGCCAGCCGGAACCTACGCGCTCCATATCGAAGGAGGTGGCAGTGGCAGAGGCTATGATGAATCAGACTTGCTGGTCCGACTCAGTCCGTCTGCAAACAGAGACTCGATTGACCTGATCCGAAGAGACGGTGGCGGCGGAAGCTGTGGAGGCACATCTCTTGAGCTGACAGATACATCACCAGCCGTAGATCGTTGA
- a CDS encoding glycoside hydrolase family 1 protein, protein MNRREFATRSVAAAAGAALFPRPAYSAGPGSAMQVPGAQSESLTSAARFPDGFLWGTATASYQNEGAWKEDGKGESIWDRFVHTPGKVRGAVTGDVACDQYHLYAQDIAMAKRLNQRSQRFSISWPRIQPTGVGAPNMKGLDHYSRFVDTLLASGIRPWCTMYHWDLPQALEDRGGWPNRDLANYFADYAGILAKHLGDRITVWAPFNMPWAIAFMGYAAGAAPPCRTSFGDFLKAAHTLGLAQGQAHRAVKAASSKATVGSAYEMAPAYPRTDSDDDRAAAARYHAMNNVFFLEAAMKGRYPRAFVGEPPLEQMGFRPGDEKLLYAPLDWIGFHYYTRRVVSDASKEQFLGGGIFSGTEIESNSPGGRDPYTRFRAAMPTEGPLTDAGLEVWPRGIYDLVMQISKEYNHPIIEITESGCGYLDSPDEHDRVPDARRIQWYRDVLAELSRAIADGARVRAYHAWTLLDNFQWAEGYTERYGLIYTDFRSQKRTVKDSGLWYGRVAASNRLNV, encoded by the coding sequence TTGAACCGTCGAGAATTTGCAACCCGTTCGGTTGCCGCTGCAGCGGGTGCCGCGCTCTTCCCTCGTCCTGCGTACTCCGCTGGCCCCGGCTCCGCCATGCAGGTTCCTGGGGCACAATCCGAGTCTTTGACAAGCGCGGCACGGTTTCCCGACGGTTTTCTGTGGGGCACCGCTACGGCCTCGTACCAGAATGAAGGCGCATGGAAGGAAGACGGCAAGGGGGAGTCGATATGGGATCGATTCGTGCATACGCCGGGCAAAGTCAGAGGCGCCGTGACGGGCGATGTTGCCTGCGATCAGTACCATCTGTATGCCCAGGACATTGCGATGGCGAAGCGGCTCAACCAGAGGAGCCAGCGCTTTTCCATCTCATGGCCACGCATTCAGCCAACCGGCGTCGGTGCGCCGAATATGAAAGGGCTGGATCATTACAGCCGCTTCGTCGATACCTTGTTGGCATCGGGCATAAGGCCCTGGTGCACGATGTACCACTGGGATCTACCGCAGGCACTCGAAGATCGCGGCGGCTGGCCCAATCGCGATCTCGCCAACTACTTTGCGGACTACGCCGGCATTCTTGCCAAACATCTGGGCGACCGCATCACCGTCTGGGCACCGTTCAACATGCCCTGGGCTATTGCCTTTATGGGCTATGCTGCGGGCGCTGCTCCTCCGTGCCGCACCAGCTTCGGCGACTTTCTGAAAGCAGCGCACACGCTTGGCCTGGCTCAAGGGCAAGCACATCGCGCCGTCAAAGCAGCCTCTTCGAAGGCTACCGTGGGGAGTGCCTATGAGATGGCACCTGCCTATCCCAGGACCGACTCAGACGACGATCGCGCGGCTGCTGCTCGCTATCACGCCATGAATAACGTCTTCTTTCTTGAGGCTGCGATGAAGGGTCGCTATCCCAGGGCTTTTGTGGGAGAACCGCCGTTGGAGCAGATGGGCTTCAGGCCGGGAGACGAAAAGCTTCTCTATGCGCCGCTGGATTGGATCGGCTTTCATTACTACACCCGCCGCGTTGTGTCCGATGCGAGCAAAGAGCAGTTTCTCGGGGGCGGAATCTTCAGCGGCACGGAGATCGAAAGCAACTCGCCGGGAGGACGCGATCCGTACACGCGCTTTCGTGCCGCGATGCCTACGGAGGGACCGCTCACGGACGCTGGTCTGGAAGTCTGGCCGCGTGGCATCTATGACTTGGTTATGCAGATTTCAAAAGAGTACAACCATCCGATCATCGAAATCACGGAGAGCGGTTGTGGTTACCTCGATAGCCCGGATGAGCATGACCGAGTGCCAGATGCCCGTCGTATCCAGTGGTACCGCGACGTGCTGGCGGAGCTGTCCCGCGCCATTGCAGACGGAGCCAGGGTACGTGCCTACCATGCGTGGACTCTACTGGATAACTTTCAGTGGGCCGAGGGCTACACCGAGCGGTATGGCTTGATCTACACCGACTTCCGTAGCCAGAAACGGACGGTCAAGGACTCCGGTCTTTGGTATGGGCGAGTCGCTGCGTCCAATCGATTGAACGTCTGA